Proteins found in one Anopheles aquasalis chromosome 3, idAnoAquaMG_Q_19, whole genome shotgun sequence genomic segment:
- the LOC126578828 gene encoding solute carrier family 66 member 3 has translation MGILDERGFLYVLADLLSIVTIASCLISKVPQIQTVRRLQSATGLSVNGLLMELASYTVTMLYNFTNGYAFLSYLEYPILLVQEYVLVYFVLKYSSMLGQRAYMWAGVYGVLFFGFATGLIPSSVLMMLVPFTTPVGATSKVMQLIAILRSKDSASVSLITWAISAFTNSTRIYTIMLDSGDRMLLANFGVSTILSSSVLLAAWYYKKPKKE, from the exons ATGGGTATCTTGGACGAGCGTGGCTTCCTGTACGTGCTGGCCGATCTACTATCGATCGTGACGATCGCTTCCTGTCTCATCTCGAAGGTTCCGCAGATTCAGACGGTCCGGAGGCTGCAATCAGCCACCGGTCTCAGCGTGAATGGCTTGCTCATGGAGCTCGCCAGCTACACCGTGACGATGTTGTATAACTTTACCAACGGCTACGCCTTTCTGTCCTACCTGGAATACCCGATCCTTCTGGTACAGGAGTACGTTCTTGTCTACTTCGTGCTGAAGTACTCTTCGATGCTTGGCCAACGAGCTTACATGTGGGCTGGAGTGTACGGTGTCCTTTTCTTTGGCTTCGCCACCGGGCTCATCCCTTCGTCCGTGCTTATGATGCTTGTG CCCTTTACGACCCCGGTCGGTGCTACGAGCAAGGTGATGCAGTTGATCGCCATCTTGCGCTCGAAGGACTCTGCATCGGTCAGCTTGATTACTTGGGCCATTTCTGCGTTCACCAACTCAA CGCGCATCTACACGATCATGCTGGATTCCGGTGACCgtatgctgctggccaacttTGGCGTCTCCACCATCTTGAGCTCCTCGGTGTTGCTGGCCGCATGGTATtacaaaaaaccaaagaaggaaTAA
- the LOC126574093 gene encoding F-box/WD repeat-containing protein 7 isoform X1 — MAEQCILSIEDNLQQQQQQQQQQQQQSSTTDSHDGTIPPASPPSRIESPTCTVVGPDTTIRDNDGGDLVFIDHHGSTTPRAIGDHHHHHAVAGVGVTPLADSDGGKACWPGQEQQHQQPPHDREESQHHHHHQLMRMDSADSDDIIPSDDAQRHHPKQTVDCRPSLLETPAVERCDTGAEIGSGSVRIINPPGKLMIISDKLASAKPKRLSDEFFSADDDNVEEQAGNGMVTKGVNDQQQSLDDGEKIAVTGEDHAPGGAAREGQNLNITNGSVPVTSNRHRHHCRHRAHFSKREPTKTGDATDEEKSEGDVELPEQDRDGEEEASQPPPPADETDDDDETEDEEGSARNAAAEAELLEQELELDDVQSMDAIERRDFEQEHRLTGGFLLRNRSLISADRLNLEFLNTINNQQQPSSSSSSSMMKTAADDDDDDEAPSSSSSSQQSAEVVTAPSAEERTTKHHAEAQTTRKLAEENDTREEINRSSPLPSSMVAMAAQLTTTPTSSRYQYKQDPHYQQQQQRSIVTTNSSSNSSSSSDNGNIGPDSDSFSRNSNYSRTNENNSTTKSAVCKLTRNLSASLANCCSKQGSDEDEEEGDEEQEEEQQPEEQQLLLNDMTEAPQSNSLSSSISSLTSSMNYAAVATAMAEDSNQHHEQHQSLPAVDAFLNANSNDSLSSEQSVFVARDTTAGTLICDDNTGAAGEGGVIRGTTKGLSTSTASSLQETELLQHDEGTSLRDPCSSSSSSVSYSSSSSPTPPQQTQQQQQELGNDMVMCSSTSSSAASSTALPPTASLSKSLATERGTCSSATSSVPSPLTVEDSSVDALEADGKRCSAKNEAEQSKMMVSSSAGATSTGDASSSSAAFSCPFAKESKAASALQGGSSTVGSSKAVTAASGASNAASKHQQSQQQPSTSSSSSSGKKVPGSGTSQSQRQHHHHHHHHHHHHHRGAVTNDESAANGAGVAAVPAVPSAAPYQQCDASTNTSNSPESSEPEIDEEDWADCEEGTDEEVCTCRDYTDEDGFATSEDELPSRDVDLSSYTQLDTISDDLLHDAQTPRLHRKRKLTENRMLYGEAGGSPATESLIYSSRKRLALDGSAAATSPATSVTATGGGTPTGGAGSANSTLTVANVATTPRSSSLRGSMNVATTPTSSTLGERKTPRTIIPTKDNPPPELSEWLMQFQRWTHVERLVAVDRLIEHCEPTQVRHMMKVIEPQFQRDFISLLPKELALQVLSYLDPKDLLRAAQTCSSWRFLADDNLLWKEKCKESGIVVEPSTDRPKRGRTGNMPPISSPWKAAYMRQHIIEMNWRSRPIRTAKVLKGHDDHVITCLQFCGNRIVSGSDDNTLKVWSAITGKCLRTLTGHTGGVWSSQMADNIIISGSTDRTLRVWNAETGQCMHILHGHTSTVRCMHLHGNKVVSGSRDATLRVWDVNLGTCLHMLVGHLAAVRCVQYDGKLIVSGAYDYMVKVWNPERQECLHTLQGHTNRVYSLQFDGVHVVSGSLDTSIRVWDAETGSCKHALMGHQSLTSGMELRQNILVSGNADSTVKVWDIITGQCLQTLSAGPNKHQSAVTCLQFNTRFVITSSDDGTVKLWDVKTGEFIRNLVALESGGTGGVVWRIRANDTKLICAVGSRNGTEETKLMVLDFDVEGACLKCS; from the exons ATGGCAGAACAATGTATTCTCAGCATTGAAGACAacctgcaacagcaacaacaacaacaacagcagcagcagcagcaatcgtccACGACGGACTCACACGACGGGACGATACCACCGGCCAGCCCACCGAGTCGCATCGAATCACCGACCTGTACGGTCGTCGGTCCGGATACTACGATTCGCGACAACGATGGAGGCGATCTCGTGTTCATCGACCACCACGGATCTACCACACCGAGGGCGAtcggcgatcatcatcaccatcatgccgTGGCCGGTGTCGGAGTGACACCGCTTGCCGACTCGGATGGTGGTAAAGCTTGCTGGCCAGGACAggaacaacagcatcagcaaccaccGCATGATCGAGAGGAgtcacagcaccaccaccaccatcaactgATGCGCATGGACAGTGCTGATAGCGATGATATTATCCCCAGCGACGACGCACAGCGTCACCATCCAAAACAGACTGTAGACTGTCGTCCTAGCTTACTGGAAACACCGGCCGTCGAGCGGTGTGATACTGGTGCCGAGATCGGTAGCGGCAGCGTGCGGATCATAAACCCTCCTGGGAAGCTAATGATCATCAGTGATAAGCTAGCGTCCGCCAAACCAAAGCGGTTAAGCGATGAGTTCTTctcggctgatgatgataacgtgGAAGAACAGGCTGGTAACGGCATGGTGACAAAGGGCGTGAATGATCAGCAACAGTCGCTGGACGATGGTGAAAAGATTGCCGTCACGGGCGAGGATCATGCGCCAGGTGGTGCTGCCAGAGAAGGGCAGAATCTGAACATCACTAACGGTAGCGTGCCGGTGACATCGAATCGCCACCGGCATCACTGTCGCCATCGGGCGCATTTCTCAAAACGAGAACCGACGAAAACCGGTGATGCTACCGATGAGGAGAAGAGTGAAGGTGATGTAGAGCTACCGGAGCAAGATCGCGacggggaagaagaagcttcacagccaccaccgcccgcgGATgaaacggatgatgatgacgagacaGAGGACGAGGAGGGCTCGGCTcgtaatgcagcagcagaggccgagctgctggagcaggagctggagtTGGACGATGTGCAATCGATGGATGCGATCGAGCGGCGAGATTTCGAGCAGGAGCATCGGTTAACGGGTGGCTTTTTGTTAAGAAACAGATCACTGATATCTGCCGATAGACTGAATTTAGAATTTTTAAATACAatcaacaaccagcagcaaccttcgtcatcgtcgtcgtcgtcgatgatgaagactgccgctgatgatgatgatgatgatgaagcgccttcgtcgtcctcttcctctcagCAATCGGCTGAGGTGGTGACAGCACCGTCTGCTGAAGAACGCACAACAAAGCATCACGCCGAAGCGCAGACAACAAGGAAGCTAGCGGAAGAAAACGATACGAGAGAAGAGATTAATCGCTCGTCGCCCCTTCCTTCGTCGATGGTGGCAATGGCAGCACAGCTTACAACAACGCCAACTAGTAGTAGATATCAATATAAACAGGATCctcactatcagcagcagcagcaacgcagcatTGTCACGacgaatagcagcagcaacagcagcagcagcagcgacaacggCAACATTGGCCCTGATAGCGATAGCTTTAGTAGGAATAGTAATTATAGTAGAACAAATGAGAACAATAGTACAACCAAGTCTGCAGTGTGCAAGCTCACGAGGAACCTGTCAGCTAGTCTAGCCAATTGTTGCAGCAAGCAGGGATcagatgaggatgaggaggaaggcgacgaggaacaggaagaagaacagcaacccgaggagcagcaactgctgctgaacgATATGACCGAAGCACCGCAGTCCAATTCCCTATCGTCGTCGATATCGTCGCTGACATCCTCGATGAACTATGCTGCCGTGGCGACTGCCATGGCCGAAGATAGTAACCAGCATCATGAGCAGCATCAATCCCTACCAGCCGTCGACGCATTCCTGAATGCAAACTCCAACGATAGCCTATCGTCGGAACAGTCCGTTTTCGTAGCGAGAGACACAACCGCGGGTACGCTTATCTGCGATGACAACACTGGGGCAGCAGGCGAAGGAGGTGTGATCAGGGGAACGACGAAGGGTCTCTCCACTAGCACCGCCAGCAGTCTGCAGGAAACGGAGTTGCTACAGCATGACGAGGGCACATCGCTACGGGATCCCTGTTCCTCCAGCTCATCGTCGGTTTCATactcatcctcctcgtcccCAACTCCACCgcagcaaacgcagcagcaacagcaggaactCGGCAACGATATGGTGATGTGCTCGTCGACATCGTCCTCGGCGGCCTCATCTACGGCGCTGCCACCTACGGCATCACTATCGAAATCGTTGGCTACTGAGCGAGGGACCTGCTCATCGGCTACTTCCTCGGTACCATCGCCACTGACCGTCGAGGATAGCAGTGTAGATGCCCTTGAAGCTGATGGTAAACGTTGCTCCGCAAAGAACGAAGCGGAACAGAGTAAGATGATGGTCAGTTCTTCAGCTGGTGCTACCTCCACCGGTGACGCCAGTTCGTCGAGTGCCGCTTTCAGCTGTCCGTTTGCGAAGGAAAGTAAAGCTGCAAGTGCTCTACAAGGAGGTAGCAGTACGGTCGGTAGTAGCAAAGCAGTAACAGCCGCATCTGGTGCATCCAACGCTGCTAGTAAGCACcagcaatcgcagcagcagccttctacatcttcatcctcctccagCGGAAAGAAAGTGCCGGGAAGTGGTACCTCCCAAAGCCAAcgtcagcatcaccaccaccatcatcatcaccatcaccatcatcatcgtggcgcCGTGACAAATGACGAGTCTGCGGCGAACGGTGCTGGtgtagcagcagtaccggcAGTACCTTCTGCGGCACCGTATCAACAGTGCGatgccagcaccaacacctCGAACTCGCCGGAATCGAGCGAACCGGAGATCGATGAGGAAGATTGGGCCGACTGTGAGGAGGGTACGGATGAGGAAGTGTGCACCTGCCGTGATTACACCGACGAGGATGGGTTTGCGACGAGCGAGGACGAACTCCCATCTCGTGATGTCGATCTGTCCAGCTACACCCAGCTCGATACGATCTCGGACGATCTGTTGCACGATGCCCAGACACCGCGGctgcaccggaaacggaaactaACCGAAAATCGTATGCTCTACGGTGAGGCTGGTGGCAGTCCGGCAACGGAATCGCTGATCTACAGCAGCCGGAAACGGCTCGCTCTCGATGGGTCCGCAGCGGCAACATCACCGGCAACGAGTGTcactgccaccggtggtggaacgCCCACGGGAGGTGCCGGTAGCGCGAACAGCACACTAACGGTAGCCAACGTTGCCACAACGCCACGATCTTCTTCACTGCGCGGTTCAATGAAT GTTGCCACAACACCAACTTCATCAACGCTTGGCGAACGGAAAACCCCTAGAACCATTATACCGACCAAAGATAATCCTCCTCCCGAGCTGAGTGAGTGGTTAATGCAGTTTCAG cGGTGGACACACGTGGAacggctggtggcggtggatcgtTTGATCGAGCACTGTGAGCCGACACAGGTGCGCCACATGATGAAAGTAATCGAACCGCAGTTCCAGCGCGACTTTATCTCGCTACTGCCGAAGGAGCTCGCCCTGCAAGTCCTGTCGTACCTGGATCCGAAGGATCTGCTGCGTGCGGCACAAACGTGCAGCAGCTGGCGCTTCCTCGCCGACGATAATCTGCTGTGGAAGGAAAAGTGCAAGGAAAGTGGTATCGTGGTAGAACCGTCGACGGATCGACCGAAGCGAGGTCGCACGGGCAACATGCCCCCGATATCGTCCCCCTGGAAGGCGGCCTACATGCGACAGCACATCATCGAGATGAACTGGCGGTCGCGCCCGATTCGCACGGCGAAGGTACTGAAGGGTCACGACGACCATGTCATCACGTGCCTGCAGTTCTGCGGTAACCGCATCGTGTCCGGTTCCGACGATAATACGCTCAAAGTTTGGTCCGCCATTACTGGCAAG tGCCTTCGAACACTCACTGGTCACACGGGAGGCGTTTGGTCATCGCAGATGGCAGACAATATCATCATCTCCGGTAGCACGGACCGTACACTGCGCGTCTGGAACGCCGAAACCGGCCAATGTATGCACATACTGCATGGACATACATCAACCGTGCGTTGCATGCACCTCCATGGCAACAA AGTGGTCAGTGGTTCACGGGATGCCACGTTACGTGTATGGGACGTGAATCTGGGTACGTGCCTGCACATGCTGGTCGGCCATCTGGCCGCGGTACGGTGCGTGCAGTACGATGGTAAGCTCATCGTATCCGGTGCCTACGACTACATGGTGAAAGTGTGGAACCCCGAGCGTCAGGAGTGTCTGCACACGCTACAGGGACACACGAACCGGGTCTACTCGCTGCAGTTTGACGGAGTGCACGTCGTGTCCGGCTCCCTTGACACCTCGATACGCGTGTGGGACGCCGAGACGGGCTCCTGCAAACATGCACTGATGGGCCACCAGAGCCTTACTTCGGGAATGGAGCTACGGCAAAACATTCTCGTCTCCGGTAACGCCGATTCCACCGTCAAAGTGTGGGACATCATTACCGGCCAGTGTTTGCAGACGCTTTCTG CAGGTCCCAACAAGCACCAGTCGGCGGTCACATGTCTGCAGTTCAACACGCGTTTCGTCATCACCAGCTCGGACGATGGAACGGTAAAGCTTTGGGATGTGAAGACGGGCGAGTTTATCCGCAATCTGGTTGCACTAGAATCGGGCGGAACCGGTGGCGTCGTGTGGCGCATTCG GGCAAACGATACAAAGTTGATATGTGCCGTTGGATCGCGCAACGGTACGGAGGAAACCAAACTGATGGTACTCGATTTCGATGTGGAAGGTGCCTGCCTGAAATGCTCATAA
- the LOC126574093 gene encoding F-box/WD repeat-containing protein 7 isoform X2, with product MAEQCILSIEDNLQQQQQQQQQQQQQSSTTDSHDGTIPPASPPSRIESPTCTVVGPDTTIRDNDGGDLVFIDHHGSTTPRAIGDHHHHHAVAGVGVTPLADSDGGKACWPGQEQQHQQPPHDREESQHHHHHQLMRMDSADSDDIIPSDDAQRHHPKQTVDCRPSLLETPAVERCDTGAEIGSGSVRIINPPGKLMIISDKLASAKPKRLSDEFFSADDDNVEEQAGNGMVTKGVNDQQQSLDDGEKIAVTGEDHAPGGAAREGQNLNITNGSVPVTSNRHRHHCRHRAHFSKREPTKTGDATDEEKSEGDVELPEQDRDGEEEASQPPPPADETDDDDETEDEEGSARNAAAEAELLEQELELDDVQSMDAIERRDFEQEHRLTGGFLLRNRSLISADRLNLEFLNTINNQQQPSSSSSSSMMKTAADDDDDDEAPSSSSSSQQSAEVVTAPSAEERTTKHHAEAQTTRKLAEENDTREEINRSSPLPSSMVAMAAQLTTTPTSSRYQYKQDPHYQQQQQRSIVTTNSSSNSSSSSDNGNIGPDSDSFSRNSNYSRTNENNSTTKSAVCKLTRNLSASLANCCSKQGSDEDEEEGDEEQEEEQQPEEQQLLLNDMTEAPQSNSLSSSISSLTSSMNYAAVATAMAEDSNQHHEQHQSLPAVDAFLNANSNDSLSSEQSVFVARDTTAGTLICDDNTGAAGEGGVIRGTTKGLSTSTASSLQETELLQHDEGTSLRDPCSSSSSSVSYSSSSSPTPPQQTQQQQQELGNDMVMCSSTSSSAASSTALPPTASLSKSLATERGTCSSATSSVPSPLTVEDSSVDALEADGKRCSAKNEAEQSKMMVSSSAGATSTGDASSSSAAFSCPFAKESKAASALQGGSSTVGSSKAVTAASGASNAASKHQQSQQQPSTSSSSSSGKKVPGSGTSQSQRQHHHHHHHHHHHHHRGAVTNDESAANGAGVAAVPAVPSAAPYQQCDASTNTSNSPESSEPEIDEEDWADCEEGTDEEVCTCRDYTDEDGFATSEDELPSRDVDLSSYTQLDTISDDLLHDAQTPRLHRKRKLTENRMLYGEAGGSPATESLIYSSRKRLALDGSAAATSPATSVTATGGGTPTGGAGSANSTLTVANVATTPRSSSLRGSMNVATTPTSSTLGERKTPRTIIPTKDNPPPELSEWLMQFQRWTHVERLVAVDRLIEHCEPTQVRHMMKVIEPQFQRDFISLLPKELALQVLSYLDPKDLLRAAQTCSSWRFLADDNLLWKEKCKESGIVVEPSTDRPKRGRTGNMPPISSPWKAAYMRQHIIEMNWRSRPIRTAKVLKGHDDHVITCLQFCGNRIVSGSDDNTLKVWSAITGKCLRTLTGHTGGVWSSQMADNIIISGSTDRTLRVWNAETGQCMHILHGHTSTVRCMHLHGNKVVSGSRDATLRVWDVNLGTCLHMLVGHLAAVRCVQYDGKLIVSGAYDYMVKVWNPERQECLHTLQGHTNRVYSLQFDGVHVVSGSLDTSIRVWDAETGSCKHALMGHQSLTSGMELRQNILVSGNADSTVKVWDIITGQCLQTLSGPNKHQSAVTCLQFNTRFVITSSDDGTVKLWDVKTGEFIRNLVALESGGTGGVVWRIRANDTKLICAVGSRNGTEETKLMVLDFDVEGACLKCS from the exons ATGGCAGAACAATGTATTCTCAGCATTGAAGACAacctgcaacagcaacaacaacaacaacagcagcagcagcagcaatcgtccACGACGGACTCACACGACGGGACGATACCACCGGCCAGCCCACCGAGTCGCATCGAATCACCGACCTGTACGGTCGTCGGTCCGGATACTACGATTCGCGACAACGATGGAGGCGATCTCGTGTTCATCGACCACCACGGATCTACCACACCGAGGGCGAtcggcgatcatcatcaccatcatgccgTGGCCGGTGTCGGAGTGACACCGCTTGCCGACTCGGATGGTGGTAAAGCTTGCTGGCCAGGACAggaacaacagcatcagcaaccaccGCATGATCGAGAGGAgtcacagcaccaccaccaccatcaactgATGCGCATGGACAGTGCTGATAGCGATGATATTATCCCCAGCGACGACGCACAGCGTCACCATCCAAAACAGACTGTAGACTGTCGTCCTAGCTTACTGGAAACACCGGCCGTCGAGCGGTGTGATACTGGTGCCGAGATCGGTAGCGGCAGCGTGCGGATCATAAACCCTCCTGGGAAGCTAATGATCATCAGTGATAAGCTAGCGTCCGCCAAACCAAAGCGGTTAAGCGATGAGTTCTTctcggctgatgatgataacgtgGAAGAACAGGCTGGTAACGGCATGGTGACAAAGGGCGTGAATGATCAGCAACAGTCGCTGGACGATGGTGAAAAGATTGCCGTCACGGGCGAGGATCATGCGCCAGGTGGTGCTGCCAGAGAAGGGCAGAATCTGAACATCACTAACGGTAGCGTGCCGGTGACATCGAATCGCCACCGGCATCACTGTCGCCATCGGGCGCATTTCTCAAAACGAGAACCGACGAAAACCGGTGATGCTACCGATGAGGAGAAGAGTGAAGGTGATGTAGAGCTACCGGAGCAAGATCGCGacggggaagaagaagcttcacagccaccaccgcccgcgGATgaaacggatgatgatgacgagacaGAGGACGAGGAGGGCTCGGCTcgtaatgcagcagcagaggccgagctgctggagcaggagctggagtTGGACGATGTGCAATCGATGGATGCGATCGAGCGGCGAGATTTCGAGCAGGAGCATCGGTTAACGGGTGGCTTTTTGTTAAGAAACAGATCACTGATATCTGCCGATAGACTGAATTTAGAATTTTTAAATACAatcaacaaccagcagcaaccttcgtcatcgtcgtcgtcgtcgatgatgaagactgccgctgatgatgatgatgatgatgaagcgccttcgtcgtcctcttcctctcagCAATCGGCTGAGGTGGTGACAGCACCGTCTGCTGAAGAACGCACAACAAAGCATCACGCCGAAGCGCAGACAACAAGGAAGCTAGCGGAAGAAAACGATACGAGAGAAGAGATTAATCGCTCGTCGCCCCTTCCTTCGTCGATGGTGGCAATGGCAGCACAGCTTACAACAACGCCAACTAGTAGTAGATATCAATATAAACAGGATCctcactatcagcagcagcagcaacgcagcatTGTCACGacgaatagcagcagcaacagcagcagcagcagcgacaacggCAACATTGGCCCTGATAGCGATAGCTTTAGTAGGAATAGTAATTATAGTAGAACAAATGAGAACAATAGTACAACCAAGTCTGCAGTGTGCAAGCTCACGAGGAACCTGTCAGCTAGTCTAGCCAATTGTTGCAGCAAGCAGGGATcagatgaggatgaggaggaaggcgacgaggaacaggaagaagaacagcaacccgaggagcagcaactgctgctgaacgATATGACCGAAGCACCGCAGTCCAATTCCCTATCGTCGTCGATATCGTCGCTGACATCCTCGATGAACTATGCTGCCGTGGCGACTGCCATGGCCGAAGATAGTAACCAGCATCATGAGCAGCATCAATCCCTACCAGCCGTCGACGCATTCCTGAATGCAAACTCCAACGATAGCCTATCGTCGGAACAGTCCGTTTTCGTAGCGAGAGACACAACCGCGGGTACGCTTATCTGCGATGACAACACTGGGGCAGCAGGCGAAGGAGGTGTGATCAGGGGAACGACGAAGGGTCTCTCCACTAGCACCGCCAGCAGTCTGCAGGAAACGGAGTTGCTACAGCATGACGAGGGCACATCGCTACGGGATCCCTGTTCCTCCAGCTCATCGTCGGTTTCATactcatcctcctcgtcccCAACTCCACCgcagcaaacgcagcagcaacagcaggaactCGGCAACGATATGGTGATGTGCTCGTCGACATCGTCCTCGGCGGCCTCATCTACGGCGCTGCCACCTACGGCATCACTATCGAAATCGTTGGCTACTGAGCGAGGGACCTGCTCATCGGCTACTTCCTCGGTACCATCGCCACTGACCGTCGAGGATAGCAGTGTAGATGCCCTTGAAGCTGATGGTAAACGTTGCTCCGCAAAGAACGAAGCGGAACAGAGTAAGATGATGGTCAGTTCTTCAGCTGGTGCTACCTCCACCGGTGACGCCAGTTCGTCGAGTGCCGCTTTCAGCTGTCCGTTTGCGAAGGAAAGTAAAGCTGCAAGTGCTCTACAAGGAGGTAGCAGTACGGTCGGTAGTAGCAAAGCAGTAACAGCCGCATCTGGTGCATCCAACGCTGCTAGTAAGCACcagcaatcgcagcagcagccttctacatcttcatcctcctccagCGGAAAGAAAGTGCCGGGAAGTGGTACCTCCCAAAGCCAAcgtcagcatcaccaccaccatcatcatcaccatcaccatcatcatcgtggcgcCGTGACAAATGACGAGTCTGCGGCGAACGGTGCTGGtgtagcagcagtaccggcAGTACCTTCTGCGGCACCGTATCAACAGTGCGatgccagcaccaacacctCGAACTCGCCGGAATCGAGCGAACCGGAGATCGATGAGGAAGATTGGGCCGACTGTGAGGAGGGTACGGATGAGGAAGTGTGCACCTGCCGTGATTACACCGACGAGGATGGGTTTGCGACGAGCGAGGACGAACTCCCATCTCGTGATGTCGATCTGTCCAGCTACACCCAGCTCGATACGATCTCGGACGATCTGTTGCACGATGCCCAGACACCGCGGctgcaccggaaacggaaactaACCGAAAATCGTATGCTCTACGGTGAGGCTGGTGGCAGTCCGGCAACGGAATCGCTGATCTACAGCAGCCGGAAACGGCTCGCTCTCGATGGGTCCGCAGCGGCAACATCACCGGCAACGAGTGTcactgccaccggtggtggaacgCCCACGGGAGGTGCCGGTAGCGCGAACAGCACACTAACGGTAGCCAACGTTGCCACAACGCCACGATCTTCTTCACTGCGCGGTTCAATGAAT GTTGCCACAACACCAACTTCATCAACGCTTGGCGAACGGAAAACCCCTAGAACCATTATACCGACCAAAGATAATCCTCCTCCCGAGCTGAGTGAGTGGTTAATGCAGTTTCAG cGGTGGACACACGTGGAacggctggtggcggtggatcgtTTGATCGAGCACTGTGAGCCGACACAGGTGCGCCACATGATGAAAGTAATCGAACCGCAGTTCCAGCGCGACTTTATCTCGCTACTGCCGAAGGAGCTCGCCCTGCAAGTCCTGTCGTACCTGGATCCGAAGGATCTGCTGCGTGCGGCACAAACGTGCAGCAGCTGGCGCTTCCTCGCCGACGATAATCTGCTGTGGAAGGAAAAGTGCAAGGAAAGTGGTATCGTGGTAGAACCGTCGACGGATCGACCGAAGCGAGGTCGCACGGGCAACATGCCCCCGATATCGTCCCCCTGGAAGGCGGCCTACATGCGACAGCACATCATCGAGATGAACTGGCGGTCGCGCCCGATTCGCACGGCGAAGGTACTGAAGGGTCACGACGACCATGTCATCACGTGCCTGCAGTTCTGCGGTAACCGCATCGTGTCCGGTTCCGACGATAATACGCTCAAAGTTTGGTCCGCCATTACTGGCAAG tGCCTTCGAACACTCACTGGTCACACGGGAGGCGTTTGGTCATCGCAGATGGCAGACAATATCATCATCTCCGGTAGCACGGACCGTACACTGCGCGTCTGGAACGCCGAAACCGGCCAATGTATGCACATACTGCATGGACATACATCAACCGTGCGTTGCATGCACCTCCATGGCAACAA AGTGGTCAGTGGTTCACGGGATGCCACGTTACGTGTATGGGACGTGAATCTGGGTACGTGCCTGCACATGCTGGTCGGCCATCTGGCCGCGGTACGGTGCGTGCAGTACGATGGTAAGCTCATCGTATCCGGTGCCTACGACTACATGGTGAAAGTGTGGAACCCCGAGCGTCAGGAGTGTCTGCACACGCTACAGGGACACACGAACCGGGTCTACTCGCTGCAGTTTGACGGAGTGCACGTCGTGTCCGGCTCCCTTGACACCTCGATACGCGTGTGGGACGCCGAGACGGGCTCCTGCAAACATGCACTGATGGGCCACCAGAGCCTTACTTCGGGAATGGAGCTACGGCAAAACATTCTCGTCTCCGGTAACGCCGATTCCACCGTCAAAGTGTGGGACATCATTACCGGCCAGTGTTTGCAGACGCTTTCTG GTCCCAACAAGCACCAGTCGGCGGTCACATGTCTGCAGTTCAACACGCGTTTCGTCATCACCAGCTCGGACGATGGAACGGTAAAGCTTTGGGATGTGAAGACGGGCGAGTTTATCCGCAATCTGGTTGCACTAGAATCGGGCGGAACCGGTGGCGTCGTGTGGCGCATTCG GGCAAACGATACAAAGTTGATATGTGCCGTTGGATCGCGCAACGGTACGGAGGAAACCAAACTGATGGTACTCGATTTCGATGTGGAAGGTGCCTGCCTGAAATGCTCATAA